From Drosophila nasuta strain 15112-1781.00 chromosome X, ASM2355853v1, whole genome shotgun sequence, one genomic window encodes:
- the LOC132796921 gene encoding alpha-actinin, sarcomeric isoform X2: protein MMMENGLSMEYGDGYMEQEEEWEREGLLDPAWEKQQKKTFTAWCNSHLRKAGTAIDNIEEDFRNGLKLMLLLEVISGETLPKPDRGKMRFHKIANVNKALDFIASKGVHLVSIGAEEIVDGNLKMTLGMIWTIILRFAIQDISVEEMTAKEGLLLWCQRKTAPYKNVNVQNFHLSFKDGLAFCALIHRHRPDLIDYAKLSKDNPLENLNTAFDVAEKYLDIPRMLDPDDLINTPKPDERAIMTYVSCYYHAFQGAQQAETAANRICKVLKVNQENERLMEEYERLASDLLEWIRRTMPWLNSRQADNSLAGVQKKLEEYRTYRRKHKPPRVEQKAKLETNFNTLQTKLRLSNRPAYLPTEGKTVSDISNSWKGLELAEKAFEEWLLAETMRLERLEHLAQKFKHKADAHEDWTRGKEEMLQSQDFRQCKLNELKALKKKHEAFESDLAAHQDRVEQIAAIAQELNTLEYHDCVSVNARCQRICDQWDRLGALTQRRRTALDEAERILEKIDILHLEFAKRAAPFNNWLDGTREDLVDMFIVHTMEEIQGLIQAHDQFKATLGEADKEFNLIVNLVREVESIVKQHQIPGGLENPYTTLTAHDMTRKWSDVRQLVPQRDQTLANELRKQQNNEMLRRQFAEKANTVGPWIERQMDAVTAIGMGLQGSLEDQLHRLKEYEQAVYAYKPNIEELEKIHQAVQESMIFENRYTNYTMETLRVGWEQLLTSINRNINEVENQILTRDSKGISQEQLNEFRSSFNHFDKNRTGRLTPEEFKSCLVSLGYSIGKDRQGDLDFQRILAVVDPNNTGYVHFDAFLDFMTRESTDTDTAEQVIDSFRILAADKPYILPDELRRELPPDQAEYCIQRMPPYKGPNGVPGALDYMSFSTALYGETDL, encoded by the exons ATGATGATGGAGAACGGACTCTCCATGGAGTACGGAGATGGCTATAtggagcaggaggaggaaTGGGAGCGCGAGGGATTGCTTGATCCGGCGTGGGAGAAGCAACAGAAGAAG ACATTTACCGCGTGGTGTAACAGTCATTTGCGTAAGGCCGGCACTGCCATCGACAACATCGAGGAGGACTTCCGCAATGGCCTCaagttgatgctgctgctggaggtGATTTCCGGCGAGACTCTGCCCAAGCCCGATCGCGGCAAGATGCGTTTCCACAAAATCGCCAACGTGAACAAGGCTCTTGATTTCATCGCATCAAAGGGCGTGCATCTGGTGTCGATTGGTGCCGAGGAGATCGTCGATGGCAATCTCAAAATGACGCTGGGCATGATCTGGACGATCATCCTGCGTTTCGCCATTCAGGACATCTCCGTCGAGGAGATGACCGCCAAGGAGGGTCTGCTGTTGTGGTGCCAGCGCAAGACGGCGCCCTACAAGAACGTCAACGTACAGAACTTCCATCTGTCCTTCAAG GACGGTTTGGCCTTCTGTGCGCTCATCCATCGTCATCGCCCAGATCTGATCGACTATGCCAAGCTTTCCAAAGACAATCCGTTGGAGAATCTGAACACTGCCTTCGATGTTGCTGAGAAATATCTTGATATTCCAAGGATGTTGGATCCAGATG ATTTAATCAACACTCCAAAACCGGATGAACGTGCCATCATGACGTACGTCTCCTGCTACTATCACGCCTTCCAGGGAGCCCAACAG GCGGAAACGGCTGCAAACCGTATTTGCAAGGTGCTCAAGGTCAACCAGGAGAATGAGCGTCTCATGGAGGAGTACGAACGTCTGGCCAGCGAT CTGCTGGAATGGATCCGTCGCACCATGCCATGGCTCAACTCCCGCCAGGCGGACAACTCGCTGGCCGGAGTACAGAAGAAGCTTGAAGAGTACCGCACGTACCGACGCAAGCACAAGCCACCACGTGTTGAGCAGAAAGCAAAACTCGAAACTAACTTTAACACTCTGCAGACGAAGCTGCGTCTGTCCAACCGTCCAGCCTACTTACCCACCGAGGGCAAGACAGTGTCTGACATCTCCAACTCATGGAAGGGTCTCGAGCTCGCCGAGAAGGCCTTCGAGGAATGGCTGCTCGCCGAGACCATGCGCCTGGAGCGTCTCGAACATTTGGCCCAGAAGTTCAAGCATAAG GCCGATGCCCATGAGGACTGGACCCGCGGCAAGGAAGAGATGCTGCAGTCCCAGGACTTCCGTCAATGCAAGCTGAACGAGCTGAAGGCCCTCAAGAAGAAGCACGAAGCCTTTGAGTCTGATCTGGCCGCCCACCAAGATCGCGTCGAACAAATTGCCGCCATTGCCCAGGAGCTCAA CACTCTGGAGTACCACGATTGCGTGTCGGTTAACGCACGTTGCCAGCGCATCTGCGATCAGTGGGATCGTCTCGGTGCCCTAACCCAGCGTCGTCGCACCGCCTTGGATGAGGCTGAACGCATTCTGGAGAAGATCGATATCTTGCATTTGGAGTTTGCGAAGAGGGCGGCGCCATTCAACAACTGGTTGGACGGCACACGCGAGGATCTGGTCGATATGTTCATTGTGCACACCATGGAGGAGATTCAGGGTCTGATCCAAGCGCACGATCAATTCAAGGCGACACTCGGCGAAGCCGACAAGGAGTTCAATTTGATTGTGAACCTGGTGCGTGAGGTCGAATCGATTGTCAAGCAACACCAGATACCCGGTGGCCTCGAGAATCCCTACACCACGTTGACCGCCCACGACATGACACGCAAGTGGAGCGATGTTCGTCAACTGGTGCCACAGCGCGACCAAACGCTGGCCAACGAGTTGCGCAAGCAGCAGAACAACGAGATGCTGCGTCGCCAGTTCGCCGAGAAGGCCAACACCGTTGGACCCTGGATCGAGCGTCAAATGGATGCGGTCACAGCCATCGGTATGGGACTGCAGGGTTCGCTGGAGGATCAATTGCATCGTCTGAAGGAGTACGAGCAGGCGGTGTATGCCTACAAGCCAAACATCGAGGAGCTCGAGAAGATCCACCAGGCCGTCCAAGAGTCGATGATCTTTGAGAATCGCTACACGAACTACACGATGGAAACGCTGCGCGTTGGCTGGGAGCAGTTGCTGACCTCGATCAATCGCAACATCAACGAGGTGGAGAATCAAATACTGACACGCGACTCCAAGGGCATCAGCCAGGAGCAGCTGAACGAGTTCCGCTCCAGTTTCAATCATTTCGATAAGAATCGCACCGGTCGCTTGACGCCCGAGGAGTTCAAATCGTGCCTCGTCTCGCTGGGCTATTCGATTGGCAAGGATCGTCAGGGTGACCTGGACTTCCAGCGCATCTTGGCTGTCGTCGATCCCAACAACACCGGCTACGTGCACTTTGATGCCTTCCTCGACTTTATGACCCGCGAGAGCACCGACACCGACACTGCCGAGCAAGTCATCGATTCCTTCCGAATCCTGGCCGCCGACAAG CCATACATATTGCCCGATGAGCTGCGCCGTGAATTGCCACCAGATCAGGCCGAATACTGCATCCAGCGCATGCCACCATACAAGGGACCCAATGGCGTGCCCGGCGCCCTGGACTATATGTCGTTCAGCACAGCTCTCTATGGCGAGACCGATTTGTAA
- the LOC132796921 gene encoding alpha-actinin, sarcomeric isoform X3: MMMENGLSMEYGDGYMEQEEEWEREGLLDPAWEKQQKKTFTAWCNSHLRKAGTAIDNIEEDFRNGLKLMLLLEVISGETLPKPDRGKMRFHKIANVNKALDFIASKGVHLVSIGAEEIVDGNLKMTLGMIWTIILRFAIQDISVEEMTAKEGLLLWCQRKTAPYKNVNVQNFHLSFKDGLAFCALIHRHRPDLIDYAKLSKDNPLENLNTAFDVAEKYLDIPRMLDPDDLQNTALPDERAVMTYVSSYYHCFSGAQKAETAANRICKVLKVNQENERLMEEYERLASDLLEWIRRTMPWLNSRQADNSLAGVQKKLEEYRTYRRKHKPPRVEQKAKLETNFNTLQTKLRLSNRPAYLPTEGKTVSDISNSWKGLELAEKAFEEWLLAETMRLERLEHLAQKFKHKADAHEDWTRGKEEMLQSQDFRQCKLNELKALKKKHEAFESDLAAHQDRVEQIAAIAQELNTLEYHDCVSVNARCQRICDQWDRLGALTQRRRTALDEAERILEKIDILHLEFAKRAAPFNNWLDGTREDLVDMFIVHTMEEIQGLIQAHDQFKATLGEADKEFNLIVNLVREVESIVKQHQIPGGLENPYTTLTAHDMTRKWSDVRQLVPQRDQTLANELRKQQNNEMLRRQFAEKANTVGPWIERQMDAVTAIGMGLQGSLEDQLHRLKEYEQAVYAYKPNIEELEKIHQAVQESMIFENRYTNYTMETLRVGWEQLLTSINRNINEVENQILTRDSKGISQEQLNEFRSSFNHFDKNRTGRLTPEEFKSCLVSLGYSIGKDRQGDLDFQRILAVVDPNNTGYVHFDAFLDFMTRESTDTDTAEQVIDSFRILAADKPYILPDELRRELPPDQAEYCIQRMPPYKGPNGVPGALDYMSFSTALYGETDL; encoded by the exons ATGATGATGGAGAACGGACTCTCCATGGAGTACGGAGATGGCTATAtggagcaggaggaggaaTGGGAGCGCGAGGGATTGCTTGATCCGGCGTGGGAGAAGCAACAGAAGAAG ACATTTACCGCGTGGTGTAACAGTCATTTGCGTAAGGCCGGCACTGCCATCGACAACATCGAGGAGGACTTCCGCAATGGCCTCaagttgatgctgctgctggaggtGATTTCCGGCGAGACTCTGCCCAAGCCCGATCGCGGCAAGATGCGTTTCCACAAAATCGCCAACGTGAACAAGGCTCTTGATTTCATCGCATCAAAGGGCGTGCATCTGGTGTCGATTGGTGCCGAGGAGATCGTCGATGGCAATCTCAAAATGACGCTGGGCATGATCTGGACGATCATCCTGCGTTTCGCCATTCAGGACATCTCCGTCGAGGAGATGACCGCCAAGGAGGGTCTGCTGTTGTGGTGCCAGCGCAAGACGGCGCCCTACAAGAACGTCAACGTACAGAACTTCCATCTGTCCTTCAAG GACGGTTTGGCCTTCTGTGCGCTCATCCATCGTCATCGCCCAGATCTGATCGACTATGCCAAGCTTTCCAAAGACAATCCGTTGGAGAATCTGAACACTGCCTTCGATGTTGCTGAGAAATATCTTGATATTCCAAGGATGTTGGATCCAGATG ACTTGCAGAATACTGCGCTGCCCGATGAGAGAGCTGTCATGACCTATGTATCATCGTATTATCACTGTTTCAGTGGCGCCCAAAAG GCGGAAACGGCTGCAAACCGTATTTGCAAGGTGCTCAAGGTCAACCAGGAGAATGAGCGTCTCATGGAGGAGTACGAACGTCTGGCCAGCGAT CTGCTGGAATGGATCCGTCGCACCATGCCATGGCTCAACTCCCGCCAGGCGGACAACTCGCTGGCCGGAGTACAGAAGAAGCTTGAAGAGTACCGCACGTACCGACGCAAGCACAAGCCACCACGTGTTGAGCAGAAAGCAAAACTCGAAACTAACTTTAACACTCTGCAGACGAAGCTGCGTCTGTCCAACCGTCCAGCCTACTTACCCACCGAGGGCAAGACAGTGTCTGACATCTCCAACTCATGGAAGGGTCTCGAGCTCGCCGAGAAGGCCTTCGAGGAATGGCTGCTCGCCGAGACCATGCGCCTGGAGCGTCTCGAACATTTGGCCCAGAAGTTCAAGCATAAG GCCGATGCCCATGAGGACTGGACCCGCGGCAAGGAAGAGATGCTGCAGTCCCAGGACTTCCGTCAATGCAAGCTGAACGAGCTGAAGGCCCTCAAGAAGAAGCACGAAGCCTTTGAGTCTGATCTGGCCGCCCACCAAGATCGCGTCGAACAAATTGCCGCCATTGCCCAGGAGCTCAA CACTCTGGAGTACCACGATTGCGTGTCGGTTAACGCACGTTGCCAGCGCATCTGCGATCAGTGGGATCGTCTCGGTGCCCTAACCCAGCGTCGTCGCACCGCCTTGGATGAGGCTGAACGCATTCTGGAGAAGATCGATATCTTGCATTTGGAGTTTGCGAAGAGGGCGGCGCCATTCAACAACTGGTTGGACGGCACACGCGAGGATCTGGTCGATATGTTCATTGTGCACACCATGGAGGAGATTCAGGGTCTGATCCAAGCGCACGATCAATTCAAGGCGACACTCGGCGAAGCCGACAAGGAGTTCAATTTGATTGTGAACCTGGTGCGTGAGGTCGAATCGATTGTCAAGCAACACCAGATACCCGGTGGCCTCGAGAATCCCTACACCACGTTGACCGCCCACGACATGACACGCAAGTGGAGCGATGTTCGTCAACTGGTGCCACAGCGCGACCAAACGCTGGCCAACGAGTTGCGCAAGCAGCAGAACAACGAGATGCTGCGTCGCCAGTTCGCCGAGAAGGCCAACACCGTTGGACCCTGGATCGAGCGTCAAATGGATGCGGTCACAGCCATCGGTATGGGACTGCAGGGTTCGCTGGAGGATCAATTGCATCGTCTGAAGGAGTACGAGCAGGCGGTGTATGCCTACAAGCCAAACATCGAGGAGCTCGAGAAGATCCACCAGGCCGTCCAAGAGTCGATGATCTTTGAGAATCGCTACACGAACTACACGATGGAAACGCTGCGCGTTGGCTGGGAGCAGTTGCTGACCTCGATCAATCGCAACATCAACGAGGTGGAGAATCAAATACTGACACGCGACTCCAAGGGCATCAGCCAGGAGCAGCTGAACGAGTTCCGCTCCAGTTTCAATCATTTCGATAAGAATCGCACCGGTCGCTTGACGCCCGAGGAGTTCAAATCGTGCCTCGTCTCGCTGGGCTATTCGATTGGCAAGGATCGTCAGGGTGACCTGGACTTCCAGCGCATCTTGGCTGTCGTCGATCCCAACAACACCGGCTACGTGCACTTTGATGCCTTCCTCGACTTTATGACCCGCGAGAGCACCGACACCGACACTGCCGAGCAAGTCATCGATTCCTTCCGAATCCTGGCCGCCGACAAG CCATACATATTGCCCGATGAGCTGCGCCGTGAATTGCCACCAGATCAGGCCGAATACTGCATCCAGCGCATGCCACCATACAAGGGACCCAATGGCGTGCCCGGCGCCCTGGACTATATGTCGTTCAGCACAGCTCTCTATGGCGAGACCGATTTGTAA
- the LOC132796921 gene encoding alpha-actinin, sarcomeric isoform X1, which yields MMMENGLSMEYGDGYMEQEEEWEREGLLDPAWEKQQKKTFTAWCNSHLRKAGTAIDNIEEDFRNGLKLMLLLEVISGETLPKPDRGKMRFHKIANVNKALDFIASKGVHLVSIGAEEIVDGNLKMTLGMIWTIILRFAIQDISVEEMTAKEGLLLWCQRKTAPYKNVNVQNFHLSFKDGLAFCALIHRHRPDLIDYAKLSKDNPLENLNTAFDVAEKYLDIPRMLDPDDLINTPKPDERAIMTYVSCYYHAFQGAQQVGNVTHVPEPTRQYTYVPNNYNAETAANRICKVLKVNQENERLMEEYERLASDLLEWIRRTMPWLNSRQADNSLAGVQKKLEEYRTYRRKHKPPRVEQKAKLETNFNTLQTKLRLSNRPAYLPTEGKTVSDISNSWKGLELAEKAFEEWLLAETMRLERLEHLAQKFKHKADAHEDWTRGKEEMLQSQDFRQCKLNELKALKKKHEAFESDLAAHQDRVEQIAAIAQELNTLEYHDCVSVNARCQRICDQWDRLGALTQRRRTALDEAERILEKIDILHLEFAKRAAPFNNWLDGTREDLVDMFIVHTMEEIQGLIQAHDQFKATLGEADKEFNLIVNLVREVESIVKQHQIPGGLENPYTTLTAHDMTRKWSDVRQLVPQRDQTLANELRKQQNNEMLRRQFAEKANTVGPWIERQMDAVTAIGMGLQGSLEDQLHRLKEYEQAVYAYKPNIEELEKIHQAVQESMIFENRYTNYTMETLRVGWEQLLTSINRNINEVENQILTRDSKGISQEQLNEFRSSFNHFDKNRTGRLTPEEFKSCLVSLGYSIGKDRQGDLDFQRILAVVDPNNTGYVHFDAFLDFMTRESTDTDTAEQVIDSFRILAADKPYILPDELRRELPPDQAEYCIQRMPPYKGPNGVPGALDYMSFSTALYGETDL from the exons ATGATGATGGAGAACGGACTCTCCATGGAGTACGGAGATGGCTATAtggagcaggaggaggaaTGGGAGCGCGAGGGATTGCTTGATCCGGCGTGGGAGAAGCAACAGAAGAAG ACATTTACCGCGTGGTGTAACAGTCATTTGCGTAAGGCCGGCACTGCCATCGACAACATCGAGGAGGACTTCCGCAATGGCCTCaagttgatgctgctgctggaggtGATTTCCGGCGAGACTCTGCCCAAGCCCGATCGCGGCAAGATGCGTTTCCACAAAATCGCCAACGTGAACAAGGCTCTTGATTTCATCGCATCAAAGGGCGTGCATCTGGTGTCGATTGGTGCCGAGGAGATCGTCGATGGCAATCTCAAAATGACGCTGGGCATGATCTGGACGATCATCCTGCGTTTCGCCATTCAGGACATCTCCGTCGAGGAGATGACCGCCAAGGAGGGTCTGCTGTTGTGGTGCCAGCGCAAGACGGCGCCCTACAAGAACGTCAACGTACAGAACTTCCATCTGTCCTTCAAG GACGGTTTGGCCTTCTGTGCGCTCATCCATCGTCATCGCCCAGATCTGATCGACTATGCCAAGCTTTCCAAAGACAATCCGTTGGAGAATCTGAACACTGCCTTCGATGTTGCTGAGAAATATCTTGATATTCCAAGGATGTTGGATCCAGATG ATTTAATCAACACTCCAAAACCGGATGAACGTGCCATCATGACGTACGTCTCCTGCTACTATCACGCCTTCCAGGGAGCCCAACAGGTTGGAAATGTGACGCATGTACCCGAACCCACAAGACAATACACCTACGTCCCGAATAATTACAAT GCGGAAACGGCTGCAAACCGTATTTGCAAGGTGCTCAAGGTCAACCAGGAGAATGAGCGTCTCATGGAGGAGTACGAACGTCTGGCCAGCGAT CTGCTGGAATGGATCCGTCGCACCATGCCATGGCTCAACTCCCGCCAGGCGGACAACTCGCTGGCCGGAGTACAGAAGAAGCTTGAAGAGTACCGCACGTACCGACGCAAGCACAAGCCACCACGTGTTGAGCAGAAAGCAAAACTCGAAACTAACTTTAACACTCTGCAGACGAAGCTGCGTCTGTCCAACCGTCCAGCCTACTTACCCACCGAGGGCAAGACAGTGTCTGACATCTCCAACTCATGGAAGGGTCTCGAGCTCGCCGAGAAGGCCTTCGAGGAATGGCTGCTCGCCGAGACCATGCGCCTGGAGCGTCTCGAACATTTGGCCCAGAAGTTCAAGCATAAG GCCGATGCCCATGAGGACTGGACCCGCGGCAAGGAAGAGATGCTGCAGTCCCAGGACTTCCGTCAATGCAAGCTGAACGAGCTGAAGGCCCTCAAGAAGAAGCACGAAGCCTTTGAGTCTGATCTGGCCGCCCACCAAGATCGCGTCGAACAAATTGCCGCCATTGCCCAGGAGCTCAA CACTCTGGAGTACCACGATTGCGTGTCGGTTAACGCACGTTGCCAGCGCATCTGCGATCAGTGGGATCGTCTCGGTGCCCTAACCCAGCGTCGTCGCACCGCCTTGGATGAGGCTGAACGCATTCTGGAGAAGATCGATATCTTGCATTTGGAGTTTGCGAAGAGGGCGGCGCCATTCAACAACTGGTTGGACGGCACACGCGAGGATCTGGTCGATATGTTCATTGTGCACACCATGGAGGAGATTCAGGGTCTGATCCAAGCGCACGATCAATTCAAGGCGACACTCGGCGAAGCCGACAAGGAGTTCAATTTGATTGTGAACCTGGTGCGTGAGGTCGAATCGATTGTCAAGCAACACCAGATACCCGGTGGCCTCGAGAATCCCTACACCACGTTGACCGCCCACGACATGACACGCAAGTGGAGCGATGTTCGTCAACTGGTGCCACAGCGCGACCAAACGCTGGCCAACGAGTTGCGCAAGCAGCAGAACAACGAGATGCTGCGTCGCCAGTTCGCCGAGAAGGCCAACACCGTTGGACCCTGGATCGAGCGTCAAATGGATGCGGTCACAGCCATCGGTATGGGACTGCAGGGTTCGCTGGAGGATCAATTGCATCGTCTGAAGGAGTACGAGCAGGCGGTGTATGCCTACAAGCCAAACATCGAGGAGCTCGAGAAGATCCACCAGGCCGTCCAAGAGTCGATGATCTTTGAGAATCGCTACACGAACTACACGATGGAAACGCTGCGCGTTGGCTGGGAGCAGTTGCTGACCTCGATCAATCGCAACATCAACGAGGTGGAGAATCAAATACTGACACGCGACTCCAAGGGCATCAGCCAGGAGCAGCTGAACGAGTTCCGCTCCAGTTTCAATCATTTCGATAAGAATCGCACCGGTCGCTTGACGCCCGAGGAGTTCAAATCGTGCCTCGTCTCGCTGGGCTATTCGATTGGCAAGGATCGTCAGGGTGACCTGGACTTCCAGCGCATCTTGGCTGTCGTCGATCCCAACAACACCGGCTACGTGCACTTTGATGCCTTCCTCGACTTTATGACCCGCGAGAGCACCGACACCGACACTGCCGAGCAAGTCATCGATTCCTTCCGAATCCTGGCCGCCGACAAG CCATACATATTGCCCGATGAGCTGCGCCGTGAATTGCCACCAGATCAGGCCGAATACTGCATCCAGCGCATGCCACCATACAAGGGACCCAATGGCGTGCCCGGCGCCCTGGACTATATGTCGTTCAGCACAGCTCTCTATGGCGAGACCGATTTGTAA